In Pseudofrankia saprophytica, one genomic interval encodes:
- a CDS encoding GntR family transcriptional regulator: MSTRDVDPSAIRRFASGRRAYGNLKDEAADFIRDAIVSGALPPRSKVDQDEIADTLGISRAPVREALIELAQKGFVDAVPRRGAFVADVTVEDIEDHYEVVALVSGMTAKRAVKRLTPVELAELRRLHQQIATTDDVTQVQALNRRFFHVIANAGRSPRLDTILRFLGGALQGSFYFDAPGWVGNEATYREQMLGAIEAGDVVATARISEEHVRSCAAVTTSHLRTRGYWPDTT, encoded by the coding sequence GTGAGCACACGCGACGTCGACCCGAGTGCGATCCGCAGGTTCGCCTCGGGTCGGCGGGCCTACGGCAACCTCAAGGACGAGGCGGCCGACTTCATCCGGGACGCGATCGTCTCCGGCGCGTTGCCGCCGCGCAGCAAGGTCGATCAGGACGAGATCGCGGACACTCTCGGGATCAGCCGCGCCCCGGTCCGCGAGGCCCTCATCGAGCTGGCGCAGAAGGGCTTCGTCGACGCCGTGCCCCGCCGCGGCGCGTTCGTCGCCGACGTCACCGTCGAGGACATCGAGGACCACTACGAGGTGGTGGCGCTGGTCTCGGGGATGACGGCGAAGCGAGCGGTCAAGAGGTTGACGCCGGTGGAGCTCGCCGAGCTCCGCCGGCTGCACCAGCAGATCGCCACGACCGACGACGTGACCCAGGTGCAGGCACTCAACCGCCGGTTCTTCCACGTGATCGCGAATGCCGGGAGATCGCCGCGCCTCGACACGATCCTGCGGTTCCTCGGCGGCGCGCTGCAGGGCAGCTTCTACTTCGACGCGCCCGGGTGGGTGGGCAACGAGGCGACCTACCGGGAGCAGATGCTCGGCGCGATCGAGGCGGGCGACGTGGTGGCGACGGCGCGGATCAGCGAGGAACACGTGCGTTCCTGCGCCGCCGTCACCACCAGCCACCTGCGCACCCGCGGCTACTGGCCCGACACCACGTAG
- a CDS encoding cytochrome P450 yields the protein MRDLYWDPFDKAIDVDPYPVWRRLRDEAPVYRNDRLDFYALSRHEDVDAAHRDPATFSSVYGTVLEIMSSEPMDTGFMIFKDPPAHTAIRLLVSRAFTPRRIAELEPYIRSVSAELLDPHLGSAGFDYVQEFSAQLPSRVMSELLGVEEADREEIRRTIDQAFHIDENKGIVNDISFGAQIKLYDYFGDAIESRRANPRDDMMTALVEAEMRTEDGGTRRLTSEEATDFACLLVSTGTETVARLVGWAGLILAENPEARADLAEDPGLIPNAVEELLRYAAPSAVQGRTALRDVELHGVTIPAKSKVLLLTASAGRDERRFPDPDRFDIRRKVDGHVSLGHGIHFCLGAALARMETRVALEETLRRFPKWEIDRGGVEMLHTSTVRGHKHLPITL from the coding sequence GTGCGCGATCTGTACTGGGACCCATTTGACAAGGCGATCGACGTCGACCCGTATCCGGTCTGGCGTCGACTGCGCGACGAGGCGCCCGTTTACCGCAACGACCGGCTCGACTTCTACGCGCTGTCACGGCACGAGGATGTCGACGCCGCCCACCGCGACCCGGCGACCTTCAGCTCCGTCTACGGCACGGTGCTGGAGATCATGAGTTCGGAGCCGATGGACACCGGATTCATGATCTTCAAGGACCCGCCGGCGCACACCGCGATCCGGCTGTTGGTCTCCCGGGCCTTCACCCCGCGGCGCATCGCCGAGCTGGAGCCCTACATCCGGTCGGTGTCCGCAGAGCTGCTCGACCCGCACCTCGGCTCCGCCGGCTTCGACTACGTCCAGGAGTTCTCGGCCCAGCTGCCGTCGAGGGTCATGTCCGAGCTGCTCGGCGTCGAGGAGGCCGACCGCGAGGAGATTCGTCGGACGATCGACCAGGCGTTTCACATCGACGAGAACAAGGGCATCGTCAACGACATCTCGTTCGGCGCCCAGATCAAGCTGTACGACTACTTCGGCGACGCGATCGAGTCCCGCCGTGCGAACCCACGCGACGACATGATGACCGCCCTGGTCGAGGCCGAGATGCGCACCGAGGACGGCGGCACCCGCCGGCTGACCAGCGAGGAGGCGACGGACTTCGCCTGCCTGCTCGTCAGCACCGGGACCGAGACCGTCGCCCGGCTGGTCGGCTGGGCCGGCCTCATCCTCGCCGAGAACCCGGAGGCGCGCGCGGACCTCGCCGAGGACCCGGGACTGATCCCGAACGCCGTCGAGGAGCTGCTGCGCTACGCCGCGCCGTCGGCGGTGCAGGGCCGCACCGCCCTGCGCGACGTCGAGCTGCACGGCGTGACGATCCCGGCGAAGTCCAAGGTGCTGCTGCTGACCGCGTCCGCCGGCCGCGACGAACGCAGGTTCCCCGACCCAGACCGGTTCGACATCCGCCGCAAGGTCGACGGCCACGTCTCCCTCGGCCATGGCATCCACTTCTGCCTCGGCGCGGCGCTTGCCCGGATGGAGACGCGCGTCGCGCTGGAGGAGACGCTGCGCCGCTTCCCGAAGTGGGAGATCGACCGGGGTGGCGTCGAGATGCTGCACACCAGCACAGTCCGCGGCCACAAGCACCTGCCCATCACCCTGTAG
- a CDS encoding phosphotransferase family protein, with translation MTEPPAPGIPPAPGIPPEVAPVRPGQELDWAGIRDYLAPRLGVDEPMEVAQFPNGSANLTYLVRFGDRRFVLRRPPFGVLAPGAHDMRREHRVLSRLWRVYDRAPRAFLFCDDPDVAGSDFLVSEYRPGTVVWGVIPPELGGRAGAHQLGLATVDALADLHAVDPAGCDLDRLGRPDGFLERQLAGWRDRWGRVATWADPAHDAAMTRTADLLSRHLPASQAAALVHNDFKVNNCQFRPGHPERVASVFDWDMATLADPLVDLGTLLNYWPDPADTDDDHAIHDPGMDTLGLPTRAEVIDRYAARSDLDLAAVAWYEAFACWRVAVIRQQLYARYARGESTDERMASRGETVRMLARRALRILTENRPA, from the coding sequence GTGACTGAACCGCCCGCGCCGGGGATCCCGCCCGCGCCCGGGATCCCACCCGAGGTCGCCCCCGTCCGCCCCGGCCAGGAGCTGGACTGGGCCGGGATCCGGGACTACCTGGCTCCGCGGCTCGGCGTCGACGAGCCGATGGAGGTGGCGCAGTTCCCGAACGGCTCGGCCAACCTCACCTACCTCGTCCGGTTCGGCGACCGGCGTTTCGTCCTGCGGCGCCCGCCGTTCGGCGTCCTGGCGCCGGGAGCGCACGACATGCGCCGGGAGCACCGGGTGCTCTCCCGGCTGTGGCGGGTCTACGACCGCGCGCCGCGCGCATTCCTGTTCTGCGACGACCCGGACGTCGCCGGCAGCGACTTTCTTGTCTCCGAGTACCGTCCCGGCACCGTGGTGTGGGGCGTGATCCCGCCCGAGCTGGGTGGGCGCGCCGGGGCGCACCAACTGGGGCTCGCGACCGTCGACGCGCTCGCGGACCTGCACGCGGTCGACCCCGCCGGCTGCGACCTGGACCGGCTCGGACGTCCGGACGGTTTTCTCGAGCGGCAGCTGGCCGGCTGGCGCGACCGCTGGGGGCGGGTCGCGACATGGGCCGATCCGGCGCACGACGCCGCGATGACGCGGACCGCCGACCTGCTGTCCCGCCACCTGCCGGCCAGCCAGGCCGCGGCGCTCGTGCACAACGACTTCAAAGTCAACAACTGCCAGTTCCGGCCCGGGCACCCCGAGCGGGTCGCGTCCGTCTTCGACTGGGACATGGCGACGCTCGCCGACCCGCTGGTCGACCTGGGCACCCTGCTGAACTACTGGCCCGACCCGGCCGACACGGACGACGACCACGCCATCCACGACCCGGGCATGGACACGCTCGGCCTGCCTACCCGCGCCGAGGTCATCGACCGTTACGCCGCGCGCAGCGACCTCGACCTGGCCGCCGTCGCCTGGTATGAGGCGTTCGCCTGCTGGCGGGTCGCCGTCATCCGCCAGCAGCTCTACGCCCGCTATGCCCGCGGCGAGTCGACGGATGAACGTATGGCGTCCCGCGGCGAAACCGTCAGAATGCTCGCCCGCCGCGCCCTGCGGATCCTGACCGAAAACCGGCCCGCCTGA
- a CDS encoding PIN domain-containing protein, producing the protein MLDTGAVIALSRLDKTARTMLAAALREQSQVWVPAPVITELVRGNQRRDTAVNRVLKSVSDVHPLDEPLAREAGRLLAGGGTAVDAMVVATAQRVAGAGSVVIMTSDPRDITALAADDSRIRVAAA; encoded by the coding sequence GTGCTCGACACCGGTGCGGTGATCGCGTTGTCCCGGCTCGACAAGACGGCGCGAACGATGCTCGCCGCCGCTCTGCGTGAGCAGTCTCAGGTCTGGGTTCCCGCTCCCGTCATCACCGAGCTCGTCCGCGGCAATCAGCGGCGAGATACCGCCGTCAACCGCGTGTTGAAGTCCGTCAGCGATGTCCATCCGCTCGACGAACCGCTCGCGCGGGAGGCCGGCAGGTTGCTCGCCGGTGGCGGCACGGCAGTGGACGCCATGGTGGTGGCGACCGCGCAACGTGTCGCGGGCGCCGGCTCAGTGGTGATAATGACGAGCGATCCCCGTGACATCACAGCACTTGCCGCGGACGACTCACGGATACGAGTGGCGGCTGCATGA
- a CDS encoding class I adenylate-forming enzyme family protein produces MTAMTAPVGHLTWPERMDELAAAHPELIALTTTALGGETLTWGELARRGNLVAARLNGFGIQPGDVVCVELPNRCAHVVCTLGAWRLGATVLPLRPGLPGPERRRLLELAGPAVVVVDGRPAADQEVAADELMGAADAAPPARLPSVVSSPAWLIASGGSTGAPKLIASSTSTIVPSGARAVGPALFGDTAGTRHPVNLVCSPLYHTQGFAMLHHTLVDGYRNVLVSRFDVEQVLDLIEKERVVMAAFVPTMLTRLLRSPGIRERDLSSLGRVIQGAGACPEWVVREWIDIVGPERFIMGYGSSEGVCSAQIRGDEWLRHPGSVGRPAGTEVLVVDEDGAELPAGEVGELYFRPVQGTRDVRYIGHAAPRTRPGGYVSIGDLGRVDEDGYLYIADRRTDMVVTGGANVYVSEVEAALLRHPDVEDAVVIGLRDAEWGRRVHAIVQPRPEAGRDGLADALRSHCKSHLAGYKVPRTFELADDLGRADTGKINRSALAELRENPGPGEQ; encoded by the coding sequence ATGACCGCGATGACCGCGCCGGTGGGTCACCTGACCTGGCCGGAGCGCATGGACGAGCTGGCCGCCGCGCATCCAGAACTCATTGCCCTGACGACCACGGCTTTAGGTGGCGAGACCCTGACATGGGGTGAGCTCGCGCGGCGAGGCAATCTGGTGGCCGCCCGGCTGAACGGATTTGGGATACAGCCCGGGGACGTCGTCTGCGTCGAGCTGCCCAATCGCTGCGCGCACGTCGTCTGCACTCTCGGCGCCTGGCGACTGGGCGCGACCGTGCTGCCGTTACGCCCTGGCCTGCCGGGGCCCGAGCGCCGGCGGCTGCTCGAGTTGGCCGGCCCGGCCGTGGTCGTGGTGGACGGTCGACCCGCCGCTGACCAGGAGGTGGCCGCCGACGAGCTGATGGGCGCCGCCGACGCGGCCCCGCCGGCGCGACTCCCGTCGGTCGTGTCGAGCCCGGCGTGGCTCATAGCGTCGGGTGGGTCGACCGGGGCGCCGAAACTGATCGCCTCCTCGACGTCGACGATCGTGCCCTCAGGCGCGCGAGCGGTCGGCCCCGCCCTTTTCGGGGACACCGCCGGCACTCGTCATCCCGTGAACCTGGTCTGCTCGCCGCTTTACCACACGCAGGGCTTCGCCATGCTGCACCACACCCTCGTGGACGGTTACCGGAACGTTCTGGTATCCCGGTTCGACGTGGAACAGGTACTGGATCTCATCGAGAAGGAAAGAGTCGTCATGGCGGCATTCGTGCCGACCATGTTGACCCGGTTGTTGCGTAGCCCGGGCATCCGCGAAAGGGATCTCTCCAGTCTCGGCCGAGTCATCCAGGGCGCGGGCGCCTGCCCGGAGTGGGTGGTTCGGGAATGGATCGACATCGTCGGCCCGGAACGCTTCATCATGGGCTACGGATCCTCGGAGGGAGTCTGCAGCGCGCAGATTCGCGGCGACGAGTGGCTGCGGCATCCGGGCAGTGTCGGGCGCCCGGCGGGAACCGAGGTCCTGGTCGTCGACGAGGACGGAGCGGAACTGCCGGCGGGGGAGGTGGGCGAGCTCTACTTCCGTCCGGTCCAGGGAACGCGGGACGTCCGGTACATCGGCCACGCGGCGCCGCGTACCCGGCCGGGAGGCTACGTCTCGATCGGGGACCTCGGCAGGGTGGACGAGGACGGCTATCTCTACATCGCCGACCGCCGAACCGACATGGTCGTCACCGGCGGGGCCAACGTCTACGTCTCCGAGGTCGAGGCCGCCCTGCTGCGGCACCCGGACGTCGAGGACGCCGTGGTGATCGGCCTGCGCGACGCCGAATGGGGCCGGCGGGTGCACGCCATCGTCCAACCACGGCCAGAGGCCGGCCGGGACGGCCTCGCGGACGCGCTCCGCTCTCACTGCAAGAGCCATCTCGCGGGCTACAAGGTCCCCAGGACCTTCGAGCTCGCCGACGACCTGGGCCGCGCCGACACTGGCAAGATCAACCGAAGCGCCCTCGCCGAGCTCAGAGAGAATCCCGGCCCCGGCGAGCAGTAG
- a CDS encoding acyl-CoA dehydrogenase family protein, producing the protein MGWDFETDADFQAELDWIDEFVRQEVQPVDLVVTNARDLRDPLRRELIPPLQEKVRERGLWACHLGPALGGPGYGQLKLALMHEILGRSHAAPVVFGCQAPDSGNAEVLARYGTDELRKRYLEPLVAGEIMSSFSMTEPGGGSDPTQFVTRAELDGDQWVINGEKWFSSHARYASFLIVLAVTDPDAAPHRRQSMFVVPAETAGVTILRNVGVAGHEEMEGAHAYIRYQDVRVPADHLLGERGQGFAVAQTRLGGGRVHHAMRTVGLVREAFAMMCERALSRFTKGEPLARKQLVQAMIADSWIEIEQFRLLVLRTAWRIDRYDDYDRVRADIHAVKAAMPKVLHDVAARAVQIHGSLGISNEMPFGAWVLESFQMGLADGPTEVHRTALARTLLAQFEPAAGPFPSGHLPARRAAARERFAEQIERAVHGD; encoded by the coding sequence ATGGGATGGGACTTCGAGACGGACGCCGATTTCCAGGCGGAGCTCGACTGGATCGACGAGTTCGTGCGCCAGGAGGTGCAGCCGGTCGATCTGGTGGTCACGAACGCGCGGGACCTACGTGATCCGCTACGCCGGGAACTGATCCCGCCGCTTCAGGAGAAGGTACGCGAACGTGGCCTTTGGGCCTGCCATCTCGGCCCGGCGCTGGGCGGCCCGGGATACGGGCAGCTCAAGCTGGCGCTCATGCACGAGATCCTGGGCCGGTCGCACGCCGCGCCGGTGGTGTTCGGCTGCCAGGCGCCCGACTCGGGCAACGCGGAGGTCCTCGCCCGCTACGGCACCGACGAGCTCAGGAAGCGCTACCTCGAGCCGCTCGTCGCGGGCGAGATCATGTCCTCCTTCTCGATGACCGAGCCGGGCGGCGGCAGCGACCCGACCCAGTTCGTCACCCGGGCCGAGCTCGACGGTGACCAGTGGGTGATCAACGGCGAGAAGTGGTTCTCCAGCCACGCCCGCTACGCGTCGTTCCTCATCGTGCTCGCGGTCACCGATCCCGACGCGGCACCGCACCGCCGCCAGTCGATGTTCGTCGTCCCGGCTGAGACCGCGGGAGTCACGATCCTGCGCAACGTCGGCGTCGCGGGCCACGAGGAGATGGAAGGGGCGCACGCGTACATCCGCTACCAGGACGTGCGGGTGCCGGCCGACCATCTGCTCGGCGAGCGCGGGCAGGGCTTCGCCGTCGCGCAGACCCGGCTCGGCGGCGGCCGCGTCCACCACGCGATGCGGACCGTCGGGCTGGTGCGCGAGGCGTTCGCGATGATGTGCGAGCGGGCGCTGAGCCGGTTCACCAAGGGGGAGCCGCTCGCCCGCAAGCAGCTCGTGCAGGCGATGATCGCCGACTCGTGGATCGAGATCGAGCAGTTCCGGTTGCTCGTGCTGCGCACCGCCTGGCGGATCGACCGCTACGACGACTACGACCGCGTGCGCGCCGACATTCACGCGGTGAAGGCTGCGATGCCGAAGGTCCTGCACGACGTCGCCGCGCGGGCGGTGCAGATCCATGGCTCGCTGGGAATCTCCAACGAGATGCCGTTCGGCGCCTGGGTGCTGGAAAGCTTCCAGATGGGGCTCGCCGACGGCCCGACGGAGGTCCACCGGACCGCGCTCGCGCGTACGTTGCTGGCGCAGTTCGAGCCGGCCGCGGGCCCCTTCCCGTCGGGGCACCTGCCGGCGCGCCGGGCCGCCGCGCGCGAACGGTTCGCCGAGCAGATCGAGCGGGCCGTCCACGGTGACTGA